One segment of Toxotes jaculatrix isolate fToxJac2 chromosome 8, fToxJac2.pri, whole genome shotgun sequence DNA contains the following:
- the LOC121185874 gene encoding cytochrome c oxidase subunit 6B1 produces the protein MAETIDEKLKNYRTAPFDARFPNTNQTRNCYQNYLDYHRCNKALEAKGQDLTPCQWYMRVYKSLCPMSWVAKWDEQIENGSFPGRI, from the exons ATGGCTGAGACTATTGACGAGAAGCTGAAGAACTACAGGACTGCTCCCTTCGACGCCCGATTCCCCAACACTAACCAGACCCGCAACTGTTACCAGAATTACCTGG ATTACCACAGGTGCAACAAGGCCCTGGAAGCCAAAGGCCAGGATCTGACTCCTTGTCAGTGGTACATGAGGGTTTACAAGAGCCTCTGCCCCATGAGCTGG GTTGCTAAATGGGATGAGCAGATAGAAAATGGAAGTTTCCCAGGGAGAATCTGA